The following are from one region of the Halomonas qaidamensis genome:
- a CDS encoding heparan-alpha-glucosaminide N-acetyltransferase domain-containing protein: MLNWMEMPQLPKAQGRIEAIDLARGIAIGLMIISHAVSGLVGIRNVPDWGMVPIHFLTKFSSSLFILVFGIALAVAFLSHTQRDDWPKRRLKLWVRAIEVWFWYKALIVIEMLPFSSPSDIVDTLLYGRFAIWVEILGFYAVALLWVPLILPLWAKTPLWGRLITIVGLTALSAWLQGFSFGGYDLLKAFLVDHEEHYAWGQLSRAPLILSGLLIGEALLRCYFDAALRRRLILWLVGVGALMVAAFYGIAIAEGDVHGAMLAVARNVGKHPPGINFMLFSVGGALVLLGLALAGGKAAAKVLLPLTLVGSDALKAFIFHIVMIFLVLRFLLEGDGAYSYPQALGVGGLLILGAALWIWLTRWMAAHR; encoded by the coding sequence GTGTTGAACTGGATGGAGATGCCGCAGCTTCCTAAGGCGCAAGGCCGTATCGAGGCGATTGATCTCGCTCGCGGTATCGCCATTGGGCTGATGATTATTAGCCATGCTGTTAGTGGTTTAGTAGGTATTCGTAATGTGCCTGATTGGGGCATGGTACCTATCCATTTTTTGACTAAATTCTCGTCCTCGCTGTTTATTTTAGTGTTTGGTATTGCGCTGGCGGTGGCCTTCTTATCTCACACCCAACGTGACGATTGGCCCAAGCGGCGGTTAAAGCTGTGGGTAAGGGCCATTGAGGTTTGGTTTTGGTATAAAGCGCTGATTGTTATAGAAATGCTGCCCTTTAGCTCGCCTAGCGATATTGTTGATACGCTGCTCTATGGGCGATTTGCTATCTGGGTAGAGATTCTAGGCTTCTATGCCGTTGCCTTGCTTTGGGTGCCGTTAATATTGCCGCTGTGGGCAAAAACGCCACTGTGGGGGCGTTTAATAACCATCGTAGGATTAACGGCGCTTTCAGCGTGGTTACAAGGCTTTTCCTTTGGGGGCTATGACCTCTTAAAAGCGTTTCTGGTCGACCATGAAGAGCACTATGCCTGGGGGCAGCTTAGCCGCGCCCCACTCATACTGTCTGGCTTATTGATCGGTGAGGCGCTGCTACGCTGCTATTTCGATGCCGCCTTACGCCGCCGCTTAATTCTTTGGCTGGTAGGGGTGGGGGCGCTGATGGTAGCCGCTTTTTATGGCATAGCCATCGCTGAGGGCGATGTTCATGGTGCGATGCTGGCGGTGGCACGCAATGTGGGGAAACATCCGCCAGGAATAAACTTTATGCTGTTTAGCGTGGGCGGCGCGCTGGTGCTGCTGGGGTTAGCCCTGGCCGGTGGAAAAGCCGCTGCGAAAGTACTGCTGCCCCTTACCCTCGTTGGTAGTGATGCGCTCAAAGCGTTTATTTTTCATATCGTGATGATTTTTCTGGTGCTGCGTTTTTTATTGGAAGGCGACGGGGCCTACAGCTACCCACAGGCGCTTGGCGTTGGTGGCTTGTTAATTCTGGGTGCTGCGCTGTGGATTTGGCTGACTCGCTGGATGGCGGCTCATCGGTAA
- a CDS encoding TRAP transporter large permease, with protein MTELLIFVGGLLVLMAIGLPVVVAIGVTSFIALVFTGTGGLPVELLPLRMVQTLNNFTLLAIPLFILAANIMNIGSTTTRIFDFATALVGFTKGGLGHANVVASSIFATMSGTAVADAAGLGSIEIKAMKERGYELGYSTGVTAASSVIGPILPPSIALVVYGWLANVSIGGLFMAGLLPGILMALLLMGMTVVLGATGKVVMPKPTPFDACEVIRTGKRAILPLMMPAIIVGGIWGGFFTPTEAGAIASLYAIILGGLIYRDLSLRDLFNAFQRTLMFSAVILLIIAVSSFYGWILVRMGIPQALAGQVASIEMPTIALLLCFALFFLLIGCFMSVIESILIFTPIVVPAALSAGLDPVHFGIVMVITLSVGVITPPFGTVLFLMVGITRLRYGQVVKAVLPFLLPILATILLLIAIPELATWLPRVMGY; from the coding sequence ATGACTGAATTACTGATTTTCGTTGGCGGCCTGTTGGTGCTAATGGCCATTGGGTTGCCTGTTGTGGTGGCCATCGGTGTCACCTCGTTTATAGCCTTGGTATTCACCGGTACGGGAGGGTTACCCGTTGAGCTACTGCCACTGCGTATGGTGCAAACACTCAACAACTTTACCTTGCTAGCCATCCCGCTGTTTATTTTGGCTGCCAATATTATGAATATTGGCTCAACGACCACACGGATTTTTGATTTCGCCACGGCATTAGTAGGCTTTACCAAGGGTGGGCTTGGTCACGCCAATGTGGTTGCCAGCTCTATTTTTGCCACTATGTCGGGTACTGCCGTGGCCGATGCGGCGGGTCTTGGCAGCATTGAAATTAAAGCCATGAAAGAGCGTGGCTATGAGCTGGGTTACTCGACTGGTGTTACCGCAGCGTCAAGCGTTATTGGGCCGATTCTGCCGCCAAGCATTGCGCTAGTAGTATATGGCTGGCTAGCCAATGTGAGTATCGGTGGGCTGTTTATGGCGGGGCTGTTGCCCGGCATTTTGATGGCACTCCTGCTAATGGGTATGACGGTAGTGCTCGGAGCAACAGGCAAAGTAGTGATGCCTAAGCCTACGCCGTTTGATGCCTGCGAAGTTATACGAACCGGCAAGCGCGCTATTTTACCTCTCATGATGCCTGCCATTATTGTCGGTGGTATTTGGGGGGGCTTCTTTACACCAACGGAAGCGGGTGCTATTGCCTCGCTCTATGCGATTATTTTAGGTGGCCTGATCTATCGCGACTTAAGTCTGCGCGACTTGTTTAATGCCTTCCAGCGTACCCTGATGTTCAGTGCCGTAATCCTGCTGATTATTGCTGTTTCCAGCTTTTATGGCTGGATTTTGGTACGTATGGGCATTCCTCAGGCGTTGGCGGGGCAGGTGGCCAGCATTGAGATGCCGACGATTGCGCTGTTGCTCTGCTTTGCGTTGTTCTTCCTGCTGATCGGCTGTTTTATGTCGGTGATTGAAAGCATTTTGATCTTCACCCCGATTGTTGTGCCTGCCGCATTAAGTGCGGGGTTAGACCCTGTTCATTTCGGTATTGTGATGGTCATTACGCTTTCAGTTGGGGTTATCACACCGCCCTTTGGCACAGTGTTGTTTCTGATGGTGGGAATCACGCGACTACGCTACGGGCAGGTGGTCAAGGCGGTATTGCCGTTCTTGTTACCTATTCTCGCTACAATTTTATTGTTGATCGCTATACCTGAACTTGCCACGTGGCTGCCCAGGGTGATGGGGTATTAA
- a CDS encoding TRAP transporter small permease produces MPPRNGPDRIAFYVLRYTTRLCDGVGVTLMAAILLLIVSAVVARDLLGLGMPWTEEVASLLAIYAIGFGSISAWIRSEHLVVDLFSHKLSRFGKNSQYRLTSLISCGFFVLAAWGAWIMSDMSANNKTVSLSISFSYLYYGIFFSFAGMAVIALWKTLRGPVFWLEAPREEEVMAP; encoded by the coding sequence ATGCCGCCCAGAAACGGGCCGGATAGAATCGCTTTTTATGTGTTGCGTTACACCACCCGTCTTTGCGATGGGGTGGGGGTGACGTTAATGGCCGCGATATTGCTGCTCATTGTTTCAGCAGTGGTAGCCCGAGACCTGCTTGGGTTGGGGATGCCATGGACAGAAGAAGTTGCGTCACTGCTGGCCATTTATGCCATTGGCTTTGGTTCTATTTCTGCGTGGATACGCAGTGAGCATTTAGTGGTTGACCTGTTCAGCCACAAGCTTTCTCGCTTCGGTAAAAATAGTCAGTACCGGCTTACTTCTCTTATTTCTTGCGGTTTTTTTGTACTAGCGGCATGGGGCGCATGGATTATGTCGGATATGAGTGCCAACAATAAAACCGTTTCGTTAAGTATTAGTTTCAGCTACCTCTACTACGGTATCTTTTTTAGCTTCGCGGGCATGGCGGTCATTGCACTTTGGAAAACGCTGCGCGGCCCCGTTTTCTGGCTTGAAGCGCCCCGTGAAGAAGAGGTGATGGCCCCATGA
- a CDS encoding TRAP transporter substrate-binding protein: MRTTLLTTLATLGMLTAAPFALANPIEIQVNNTMSEGGSESAAVERFAEYLEEQAPGRFDVRPFLAGSLGGENAVLELLNLGQTQLSITGGNWRQQYAPEYDAITVPFVFSTWDEVDAYMESPSGQALIEQAENQGGLKYFGTQHRGPRHMTANKAINSPEDLDGFRLRLPSLPVWLEVWEEIGAQVVNVPAPEIYLAMQTGQVDGHENSLSSPYTRRLWEVQDHIIMTSHVQFPWNWVASSRWWDGLEAEDQALIEEAIHVAREHGSERERELDEYYLTALQEEGMTIIEPDIDAFREAALPAIDRVMADMADGVREDALGNESQ; this comes from the coding sequence ATGCGGACAACATTGCTTACCACGCTGGCCACCCTGGGTATGCTAACGGCGGCTCCCTTTGCCTTAGCAAACCCGATCGAAATTCAAGTTAATAACACTATGAGTGAAGGCGGCTCTGAAAGCGCAGCAGTCGAGCGTTTTGCCGAATACCTAGAAGAGCAAGCACCGGGCCGTTTTGACGTGCGTCCTTTTCTAGCAGGTTCCCTCGGTGGTGAAAACGCGGTGCTGGAATTGCTCAATTTAGGCCAAACCCAGCTTTCTATCACCGGAGGCAACTGGCGCCAGCAGTATGCGCCAGAGTATGACGCTATTACCGTTCCGTTTGTGTTCTCAACGTGGGACGAAGTAGATGCCTACATGGAAAGTCCTTCTGGCCAAGCTTTGATTGAGCAGGCTGAAAATCAGGGCGGTCTTAAATATTTCGGCACCCAACACCGTGGTCCACGCCATATGACCGCCAATAAGGCGATCAATAGCCCTGAAGATTTAGATGGCTTCCGTTTGCGTCTGCCATCGCTTCCCGTATGGCTTGAGGTGTGGGAGGAGATCGGCGCCCAAGTAGTTAACGTTCCCGCGCCGGAAATTTACTTGGCCATGCAAACAGGTCAAGTCGATGGCCATGAGAATTCATTGTCATCGCCCTATACCCGCCGCCTGTGGGAAGTGCAGGATCACATCATTATGACCAGCCACGTGCAGTTCCCTTGGAACTGGGTAGCCAGTTCACGTTGGTGGGATGGGCTAGAGGCGGAAGATCAAGCGTTGATCGAGGAAGCTATTCATGTCGCCAGGGAGCATGGTTCAGAGCGTGAGCGTGAGCTTGATGAGTACTACCTGACGGCGCTACAGGAAGAGGGCATGACGATTATCGAGCCCGATATTGACGCTTTCCGCGAAGCGGCGTTGCCAGCGATTGATCGTGTCATGGCCGATATGGCTGATGGTGTGCGTGAAGATGCGTTAGGTAATGAAAGCCAGTAA
- a CDS encoding SDR family NAD(P)-dependent oxidoreductase, translating into MHEAAPVVFITGATSGIGLACAHRFAQAGWALVLTGRRQTRLEGLYNSLKNSVPVHIAQLDVSNPQDVANVVAALPERFKHVHALINNAGLALGKGPAQNAELDDWHRMIDTNVKGLVTVTRHLLPKLIAAGPGSTVINLGSIAAHTPYPGGHVYGATKAFVEQFSYNLRCDVGPQGVRVTDLAPGMTASEFTLVRMKGDQQVADSYYEGTAPLQPEDIADQALHIASLPPHINITRLEVMPLCQQWSAPTILRD; encoded by the coding sequence ATGCACGAAGCCGCACCCGTCGTGTTTATTACCGGCGCCACTTCTGGAATCGGCCTTGCTTGTGCCCACCGTTTTGCCCAAGCGGGCTGGGCACTGGTATTAACAGGACGACGTCAAACACGCTTAGAGGGGCTCTATAACTCACTGAAAAACAGCGTACCTGTGCATATCGCTCAACTGGACGTCAGCAACCCACAAGACGTAGCTAACGTGGTTGCAGCGTTGCCAGAACGTTTTAAGCACGTGCATGCACTGATCAATAATGCAGGGCTAGCGCTGGGTAAGGGACCAGCACAAAACGCTGAGCTTGATGACTGGCATCGAATGATTGATACCAATGTGAAAGGATTAGTGACTGTTACGCGCCACCTATTGCCAAAACTCATTGCCGCTGGCCCTGGCTCAACGGTAATAAATCTGGGTTCTATCGCCGCTCATACGCCTTACCCAGGCGGACATGTGTATGGTGCCACCAAAGCTTTTGTAGAACAGTTTAGTTACAACCTTCGCTGCGATGTTGGTCCACAGGGCGTTAGGGTGACCGACCTCGCTCCTGGGATGACAGCGAGTGAGTTTACGCTGGTTCGTATGAAGGGTGATCAGCAAGTAGCAGATAGCTACTACGAAGGCACGGCACCACTCCAGCCTGAAGATATCGCCGACCAAGCCCTCCATATAGCCTCACTTCCACCGCATATCAATATCACGCGCTTAGAAGTGATGCCGCTTTGTCAGCAGTGGTCGGCTCCCACGATACTGCGAGATTAA
- a CDS encoding LysR family transcriptional regulator, whose product MRRFDFFTLKLFISVADEGRLTAAAEREHLALAAVSKRMSDLESLVGTTLLYRKPRGVELTPAGHAFLHHARRILDNVERLQAELSEYGEGVRGHVRIHSNTSAIIAFLPQDLSAFSRHYPEIKIDLQERVSSEIIAAVRDGLTDIGIFAGHVAAPDLQIIPYRRDRLVLVTPDEHPLAERSSIAFNEALAFDFIGLQQDASLQALLLEQANLAGKALRMRIQVRSFDAICRMIHHGMGVGVLPEQTIYRELGDLQLKSIPLNDGWAQRELVIGVRRYATLPVTARHMVDLLTEEVHSAL is encoded by the coding sequence ATGCGCCGCTTTGATTTCTTTACGCTCAAGCTGTTTATCTCTGTTGCAGACGAAGGCCGCTTGACCGCGGCTGCCGAACGCGAACACTTAGCCCTTGCCGCCGTCAGCAAGCGTATGAGCGATCTTGAAAGCTTGGTTGGAACAACGCTACTTTATCGTAAACCCCGTGGTGTGGAGCTAACCCCTGCAGGGCATGCGTTTTTACATCATGCGCGGCGTATCCTCGACAACGTTGAACGCTTACAGGCAGAGCTTAGCGAATATGGTGAAGGCGTGCGTGGGCATGTGCGTATTCATTCCAATACCTCAGCAATCATCGCGTTTCTCCCCCAAGACCTTAGTGCGTTTTCTCGCCACTATCCTGAAATAAAAATCGACCTGCAAGAGCGTGTCAGTAGTGAAATTATTGCCGCTGTAAGGGATGGCTTAACCGATATTGGCATTTTTGCTGGGCATGTGGCTGCGCCAGACTTGCAGATAATTCCCTATCGGCGTGATCGCTTAGTGTTAGTAACACCTGATGAACATCCATTAGCGGAGCGAAGCAGTATTGCCTTCAACGAAGCACTGGCTTTCGATTTTATTGGCTTGCAGCAAGATGCTTCGCTGCAAGCGCTGTTGCTTGAGCAGGCTAACCTAGCGGGAAAAGCGCTGAGAATGCGCATTCAGGTACGCAGTTTTGATGCCATTTGTCGCATGATTCACCATGGCATGGGGGTAGGCGTGCTGCCAGAGCAAACGATATATCGCGAGCTAGGTGATCTGCAGCTTAAAAGCATCCCGTTGAACGACGGCTGGGCCCAGCGGGAGCTTGTTATTGGCGTACGCCGCTATGCGACGCTTCCTGTCACGGCAAGGCACATGGTGGACCTTCTGACTGAAGAAGTGCATTCAGCGCTATAA